In Deinococcus sp. HSC-46F16, the DNA window GAATTCCAGTTCTGCCATGTTCAGCCACGAGGCATGTTTGGGCGTGTAGACCCACTCGAAGCGGCCCACCAACCGGTGGGCCGCCTGTGGCGACATGAACTTGTAGAAACTGCCGCCGTGATGCGTATTGAGGTGGTCCTGAACCAGGGTGATCTGGACGGCTGCTGGATAGGCCCGTTCCAGGTTCTGCATGAAGGCGGTGTACTCCTCGGCGGTCCGTCGGGCACAGACCTGGACAAACCGTCGGCCTGTTTTCGGCTCGACGGCCAGCAACACAGCCGCGCTCCCAAAGCGCTGGTATTCGTAGTCTTGTTTGGCGACTCGCCCCGGTTCCATCGGAACCGGGGCCATGACGTCACCGATCAGGAAGCAGGGTTGCTCATCGAAGCACAACACGGGAAAACGGTCGTCGTAGGGCCGAGAGTACACGTCCAGAACGCGTTCCATCTCGCAGAGGAA includes these proteins:
- a CDS encoding IS630 family transposase — encoded protein: MEYSLAGREGCGAELGRPHRSVDGVLHSEKNAVQPHRKRQWCIAHLTANFLCEMERVLDVYSRPYDDRFPVLCFDEQPCFLIGDVMAPVPMEPGRVAKQDYEYQRFGSAAVLLAVEPKTGRRFVQVCARRTAEEYTAFMQNLERAYPAAVQITLVQDHLNTHHGGSFYKFMSPQAAHRLVGRFEWVYTPKHASWLNMAELEFSALQRQCLNRRIPVLERLRSEVEAWVAARSRAGVTLNWQFSTQVARRTLGRHYEAIRIK